In Deinococcus metalli, the DNA window CTGCGCGGGGCGGCCGGTCTACCACGACGGCGCGCTCGCTCCACAGCGCGTGCTGGCCGGCGGCTGAGTGGCATTCAGATGACGCTGGGGGTGCTGGAGCTGCTCCGGCAGGCCGGCGCGCTCCGGCAGGGCCATACGGTGCTGCAGGGCGGCGCCCATGCGGACGGCTGGATCGACAAGGGCCCGGTCATGCGCGATCCCGGCACGCTGGATGAGGTGGCCCTCCTGCAGGCTGGGCAACTGCGTGGCGCGTGGCCGGACGCGACGCTCCTAGTGGGTGTGCCGGAGTGCGGCGCGGTGCTCGCGGCCTTTGTCGCGCGGCATCTGCGCCTGCCGGTGGCCTTCGTGCGTGTCGGCGAGGCGCCGGCATGGCACCGCATGCACGTCCCCGTGGCGCCGCAGCGTGTGGTGATCGTCGAGGATCTGATCGGCACCGGGCGGGGCGTCCGGACGGCTGCCGCGTTCCTGGAGGGCGAGGGTCACACGGTGCTGGGCGTCAGCGCGTGGATCAACCGCGCCGATCTGTCGCCCCTGGCCAGCCAGACCCTTGCGGCGACCCCCTATCCAGGCGTCCCTGAGAACCGCTGCCTGCACTGTGCTCAGGGAGCGCAGGTCGCCTTCCGAGGGGTGCGCGAGTAGGCGGGTCGCGCCCCCCGACCATGACCACACACATGTCCTCATCTGCTACATGTGAGGCAGATGGCACGGTACAGGTACGAACCAGTTCAGGTTCTGGACATGGAGGCTCTTTCGGAGCGGCGCGTACGCATCAGCGTCATGCTGTCCACGCACCTGCAACCCGGCGATGAGCTGGATCTCACGCCGTACGGTCTGTGGCGCGTCATCGAGCTTGAGGGCGATCCCTCACCGGCCGTCACCACCGTCCTCGCCGTCATGGACGACGGGCACGTGGCGCTCGCGGATGCAGGTGGTGGACTGAACATCCTCGACCGAAACCTTAACGTCATGCACCATTACGGCGGGAACAACTGAAAGAGTCATTTGAGGAGATCGAGGATTCTGGCGTCGTCCATCGGTACGTGAGGCCAGGTGATCGACACGCCAGGACTGGCCAGTGGAAGTGTGACCGTCCGCCGCACGCAGAGAGGTCGTTCCTCAGCGGCCTATGTCCGATTCACCTGGCGCCATGAAGAGTGTCCGGTACGCCGTGCCGAGAATCCACAGGCGCGGATCGAGCGGGCTCTGGGCGTGGCATTCCGCATAACGCACCATGGTCAGGAAAGCCCGCTGAACCTCTGATTCGACAGGAGTCGTGCCTACCCTGAATGCCAGCGTATAACGGCGGTGCAGTTCCCGAAGTGCGTCCTCATCGTGACCGCCAGCGCACGCAGCACGACGGCGTCCGTCGCTCCGCCCCAGCGGGTTGGATCTGGGGCGGCCGACATCATGATCCGAGGGTACTGCGCGTCCAGTCCAGGTGGACGTGGAACCCCACAAGGGTGGAGAAGCCATTCATTGTTGTCCCAGGAACCCGGCCACACCGAGGGCTGTCCCAACAGGAACACGCCGCCCTGGAATGCCGGTGGCGATCACCGCTCTCATTGCGTACCTCCTGCGAACCGCAGAGCGGATCTGCGCCCTCTCACACGGATCACCTCCTGTGTCCGCAGTACGCTGCGGGCACCCGTGGTGACCCCTCCTCGCGCCCTTCCTGACCTCTCCCTGCTCCAGGAGCTGGCCGACCCGATCGTTCTGATCGATGCGGCCGGTTCCCTGACGTTCATTAATGCCCCGGCAGCCGCGCTGTTGGGGGGCGGGGCCGCTGACCTGCTGGGCCGAACCCTGTCAGAGATGCTCCCGCAGGCTGGAACGGCCCTCGAAGGAACCCAGGCGCCCTCTGGCCCTATTGGTGTGCCGCCCTTTGAGGTCGGTGAACTGGCCTCCGGGCGCTGGTGGGCCGGCCGCGCTTCGCCCCATGCGGGCGGGCTGCTGGTGCATTTCTGGGACGTCACCGAGCGCCATACCGCGCAGCGCCGGCGCGACGTCCTGTTGAGTGTGACGCTGGCGCTGGGGGAGGTCACCGGCGTTGACGAGGTGGTGAGCACGGCCCTGGCCGCTGGCCTGCCGGCCGTGGGGGCGGCCGCAGGTGCCGTGCTGCGCCGGACTGGGGATGGGGAGGCCCTTGAACTGATCGGAGCCCGAGGCTATCCGGAGACCCTGCTGAACGCCTGGCGGACGGTACCGCTGAGTTCCCCATTGCCGGCCCTGGACGCGTGGCGCGAGGAGGCACCCGTCTACCTCACCGCGCATGACCTGTCCGTTCGCTCCGCAACGCTCCTGGGCCACACGCGGCCCACCACCCACGCCCTCGCGGCCCTGCCCCTGCGCGCCGAAGGCGCACTGCTGGGAATCCTGGCGCTGTCCTTTGACACCGAGCGCACGTTCGACCCCGCGGAGCGGGACTTCATGCAGTTGCTCGCGGGCCAGGTCGCCCAGGCCCTGGGACGGGCCCAGACCCTCGCGGCGCGCGACGCCGCCCTCACCACGCTCGAACGTGAGCGCACGCAGCTGTCCGCCATCCTGGATCAGATGCCGGTGGCCCTGTGGGTGGCGGAATTGCCCAGCGGCCGCCTGATTGGGGGCAATGCGGCCATCCACGAGGCGCTCGGGCTGGACTTCCTCCCCGCCGACAGCATCGACGGCTACACCCAATACCGCGGCCTGCATTCAGACGGCCGGCCGTACGCCGCCCACGAGTGGCCCATTGCTCGCACCATCCAGAGCGGGGAGACCATTGCGGGGGAAGAGATCGAGATGCACCGTGCAGACGGCACCCGGGTACGCGTGCGCTTCGCCTCCGCGCCCATCCTGAATGCGCAGGGTGAACCCGAACTCGCGGTGGTGAGTGGGATGGACGTGACGGCGCTGCACGACCTGAGCGTGACCCTGGAAGCCCGGGTGGCCGAGCGGACGGCGGGCCTGGACGCGTTCGTGCAGTTCACCGAACGGTCGGCGGCCACCACGACGGTGGATCAGCTGGCCCGGGCCGCCCTGTCGGTCATGCGCGCCACGCTCGGGAACGTCAGCGTCGCCTACTACGAGCTGGAAGGCGGGTTGTGGCGGGCCCGGGTGTTGTCGGAGGATTTCGCGCCTGCCCTGGCAGAGCTCGTGCGCCATGGACTTGCCCGCGAAACCCCTGGGTTCGACGAGGCGGCCCGGACGGGCGATGCGGTGTTCATCTCGAACTGGGATGAGGCACAGGGCATCGGGCACACTGAGGGATACGGCGCCGGAGCGTTCTATCCCTGTGCAGTGGGGAGCGAACTCCTGGGCATGCTGGCCGTCGGCACCCGAGCGGGCACAGACTTCACGGCGCGCGAGCGCGCCGTGATCCGCGCCCTGGGTCGATCCCTCACCCTGGCGCTGGAGCGCGCGCGGACAGGCGCGCTGATCGCACAGCAACGCGATGAACTCGACTCGCGGGCTCACGCGCTCAGCGTCGCCAACGAAGACCTGGACGCGTTTGCTTACTCGGTCTCCCACGATCTGCGGACGCCGCTGCGCCACATCGTGGGCTTTCAGGAGCTTTTGACCAAAACCATTGGTACGACTCTGGCGCCAAAGCCAGCCCGCTACCTGCAGCTGATCGGTAACGCGGCGGCCCAGATGGACACGCTGATCGACGCCCTGCTCAATCTGGCCCGCACCTCACAGCACCCTCTACGGCTCCAGGCCGTGGATCTGGGGCACCTGGTACGCACCGTTCAGGAGGATCTGGCGGTGGACACCCAGAACCGGGTGGTCTCCTGGGCTGTCTCGCCCCTGCCGGTGGTGCCTGGCGATGCTGCGTTGCTGCGCCTGGTGATGAGCAACCTGCTCGGGAACGCCTTGAAATACAGCCGTCGGGAGGAGCAGGCGCATATCGAGGTGTGGGCTGAGGAACGTGCAGAAATGTGGGTCGTCAGCGTGCGGGACAACGGTGCCGGCTTCGACCCGCAGTATCAGGACAGACTGTTCGGTGTGTTCCAGCGCCTGCATCGCCCGGACGAGTTTGAGGGCACGGGTGTCGGTCTGGCCACGGTGCGCCGGATCGTTCAACGTCACGGGGGCGAGGTATGGGCGACCGCCGCAGTG includes these proteins:
- a CDS encoding orotate phosphoribosyltransferase — encoded protein: MTLGVLELLRQAGALRQGHTVLQGGAHADGWIDKGPVMRDPGTLDEVALLQAGQLRGAWPDATLLVGVPECGAVLAAFVARHLRLPVAFVRVGEAPAWHRMHVPVAPQRVVIVEDLIGTGRGVRTAAAFLEGEGHTVLGVSAWINRADLSPLASQTLAATPYPGVPENRCLHCAQGAQVAFRGVRE
- a CDS encoding ATP-binding protein, with product MVTPPRALPDLSLLQELADPIVLIDAAGSLTFINAPAAALLGGGAADLLGRTLSEMLPQAGTALEGTQAPSGPIGVPPFEVGELASGRWWAGRASPHAGGLLVHFWDVTERHTAQRRRDVLLSVTLALGEVTGVDEVVSTALAAGLPAVGAAAGAVLRRTGDGEALELIGARGYPETLLNAWRTVPLSSPLPALDAWREEAPVYLTAHDLSVRSATLLGHTRPTTHALAALPLRAEGALLGILALSFDTERTFDPAERDFMQLLAGQVAQALGRAQTLAARDAALTTLERERTQLSAILDQMPVALWVAELPSGRLIGGNAAIHEALGLDFLPADSIDGYTQYRGLHSDGRPYAAHEWPIARTIQSGETIAGEEIEMHRADGTRVRVRFASAPILNAQGEPELAVVSGMDVTALHDLSVTLEARVAERTAGLDAFVQFTERSAATTTVDQLARAALSVMRATLGNVSVAYYELEGGLWRARVLSEDFAPALAELVRHGLARETPGFDEAARTGDAVFISNWDEAQGIGHTEGYGAGAFYPCAVGSELLGMLAVGTRAGTDFTARERAVIRALGRSLTLALERARTGALIAQQRDELDSRAHALSVANEDLDAFAYSVSHDLRTPLRHIVGFQELLTKTIGTTLAPKPARYLQLIGNAAAQMDTLIDALLNLARTSQHPLRLQAVDLGHLVRTVQEDLAVDTQNRVVSWAVSPLPVVPGDAALLRLVMSNLLGNALKYSRREEQAHIEVWAEERAEMWVVSVRDNGAGFDPQYQDRLFGVFQRLHRPDEFEGTGVGLATVRRIVQRHGGEVWATAAVGQGATFAFTLPKA